DNA from Cydia pomonella isolate Wapato2018A chromosome 14, ilCydPomo1, whole genome shotgun sequence:
TCATCGTGACAAAATACCTATGTTTCCGTCTTTTTCGaattagacaattttttttacaaaactaaatgcCTACAAAATCGTTGTTTCGACGCAATGTCAAAATTGGCGGGCGTAGAATGAGTAGCTTAATTTCGTCAAATTATGTCAGATGTCAGATGCTTAATGGCGTAATTGATAGTCCCTTGACTATTAACCTTTTCCACGCCAAAGACGTATATATCGGCACCACAGGTCCAACGCCAAAGACCGATATATCGGTCACCCACCACAGAGCAAAATAGTCCTACATGCACACGCATAAAGTTTAActtcatttttgacatttagatgtcGTGGCATCTGAGTGGTAGGTTTTGCGTTTGACATGGCGTCGAAAAAGTTAAAGCACAAAGTCATGGGTTCAGATCTGATGTAAGTAATGGTCTAAGAGCTGGCCACGTCAGATGTGACACAATAATGAGAGGTTTGTAATCAGTCCAGTTAGATTGCATAACCATCCTTATTGCTAGATCCGGGCATCTGGCAGCTTTTAATGGGTGGAGATCAGAGTGACAGACCAACAAAGTTTTTAAGTTGAAAAAAAGTAATGACgcaataggtaaaaactgctaaAGTTGTGTCATTTATAGAGAACAGGGcctatattttaacattagaacaaaaaacattgtgtattatTGCGCAAACAAGAACAGTAGGCGAGTaaccaaaaattacattatacatcATTTGGCACTACTTCCGCCAATCGAAACctttagatattatatgtataatctaattaattacataatttttcataatattggatCAAAACCAGAACTCTagaatttattttcttcaagTTATTTGCTTTCTTTTACCTCCACCACTTTACAGCTGCCAGATGTCCGgatctagaaataagcatagtaTTGCAAACTAACTAGAGGGGTTTCGTTGCTCTCATTATTGTGTCATATCTGACGTGGCCAGCTCCCCGTCTAAGTTAAAATCCATAATTCCACGGACTGATTTGACAGCTCCTGGCATACAAAGCGAttgtcaaatgtatgaaaagagctgtcaaaTCAGTCCGCGGATTTATGAATTCTACCTTATAAgtagttttgcttttttttggataaaaataacattattatttcctttattcattttcGTTCTTAGGCTacgttttacattattattatcgtgtatgtctttcccgaccacggaacaatggtgttccggacctttgggaggcgtatgcggagccgaagccaacgcgcagaggcccttttgacaatttaatgaaAAGAGAGGGGTACACCAAGCGACAGCACCCGCcatggtgtaaggactattgagagttaatggagtctaaaatgtactaggctattgggtgaataGTATGGACTGATTACTGGGCTATTGGATGAAGAACCGGACGCctacctaataaaacggtatccaattttatttccggcagacggtgactcgccctccgcaagatgggcccccataaaaagcgacatcaaagatggctcaagggcaacaccggtgcgGGAGCTGGGGGTAGAGaggtgtcactggactttaaacATATAGCCAACTCGCCACGTAGGTTTCCACATCTACCCTCGAGAACAAAGCTCTAACGACCCCACTCTGGacagccggctaaggcaagccagaggcagggGACCTGTCCCACCATCCGACAGGGCACCCCAGGGGCACTCAGGTACGTGGAGTCGCTACTCTCCAACGGGTTCACGTTATTTGATCCCCAGAATAATGGTCTCTCAATAATTGAAGCCCGAAGAACATGGAAATACCTTATTATTCGACCATTAGCGTTAACCATCCTTAAATAATGCAGGTGACTATGTTCTGGCTTTAATGGCCTCATTATGCATTCCCGATTCAGTGCAAACCGATTTAACATTGTTCGATTGTATAAACGGGCATGGAAAAACCAGACTATGATAATGGGTGCGAGAGAGACATAAAGCGTGGGTGCGAGAGAGACATCCGAGCGAACCTCGAAATGGCCGAGTGGGCGAAGTCCGCTTAATTCCCGATAACCTCCCGGTGGGTCAGCACCCACTATCGATTTGGAGCGACCGCAAAATGGGAAAACCCAGATCGATATACTCATGACCTTGGAGTCTCTTTGTTATTTACAGTGTGTAAATTGACGTCCAGGAGGGATAACTGTTCAGTATTCGGTTGCCTTTCATCAGGGAACGTGTATTATTTTGCAAGTGTTTTTTGAACATCCAAGTCTCACAACATGTCGAACCAAGTCCTCTACAACATGATCGCTGCCAGAGACGCCCGAggaaaaaaatacttccattaCGCTTGCGAAGTTGGGAGCCCATCTCTTCTTGTGCGTGTGGGAGCATTTTTTCCCATTGACTTTCGTCATCTGCTGGAAGTCCACGATTACGGAGGGTCACAGCCTATTCACGTGGCTGTGAATAAGCATGCTGGTCCAGTTGCGGTGGACATCATCGAGGAGCTGATCGAGATGGGAGCCAATGTCGACGGGAAGGATCGTCTGGGTGGCGATACGGTCCTTCACATAGCTGTCCACAACAGTGATTACCATCTTGCTGGCTGGCTTTGTAAGCAGCAGAACATCACAATAAACGCATTAAACTACGCACGGCAAACGCCCTATGATTTGGCTTGGAACAAAGGTGATAAGACCATGATGAAAATTCTAGAGGATCATGGGGCGGAAACCGAGCCGATTTTTGGTCCGTGCAGTGATGACAGTAATTAATCGTGTAATAGTTTGTATGTTTTTCCGTAAATTGTTAGTTGttaattattagttatttaaaactgttaaaaactaGATTAGAGTAGGCTAGATTGTATTAGATTGTTGAACAATGAAAgtgttaaatttataataaatgttgTGCGTCAAACTTTTGTTCACTTTTCATTTATCCTCAACTAACGAGATAGGCAGGTAGTATGGTTAATAATAATACTGTCAATGAATTGGGATCGCACTTACACTTTCCAAGTCATTTACACTCGAATCTGCCAAGCCAGTGTTCCATTtccaaaaaatattgatttgatATCATTCTCTACTTGTGAgcaggaggggggggggggggaatgtAGCTTAAAAAACCTGTTATGCTAAAATCTTCGAAGCAAGCTTCTATCGATCTTGACCTGACcacttcaaacatgtgttccgAGGTCTCAAAGCCTCTTCCGATTGTGTTCCACAAAGTGTTCCAAGGTAAcgatttggaaaatattttttttggaaatgaaAGAATTGgaattttggaaattttattCTCGATTCAACCTGCCAATGAGCCAAGGTACCTGTGACTatttttcttttcgaaattagACAAACTTAAGTGGGTCAAACAGTGTCGTGTTCCACATGTGCCGGGTGATCCAGGGTCTTGGAGCCACCAGACTCTCTGACGAGATGACTACTCGATGTTCTCAGTACCACAGTATACTActcttacttattattattattattattattattattattattatcagtaAAGAGTAGTAGTATAGTGGATAGCTGGCTAGGATTAGTGAAGTCCCAAGACTCTGGAACATTTGGAACATGACCTTTTTGGCCCACTAAAAGTGatcaaattatgaaataaaaaatacccacAGGTAGCTTGGACCATAGCGGGCtagtttttaaagaaaatttcGATAATTGTGCCATTttcattaagaaaaaaaattcttcAGAACCTCGTATCATGGCACATAGTGCGGAACATATCATGATATCCCGGAACTATGTGTGTAGAAAACTCGCAGAGTCACACGTATGAGAGCTAAGTTGGAAAATCTATCGGGGGaccatatatttcggggatcaaTTGACGCGCAGCCtctccaacagctcgccacaagctgccctgcgttgactgattgcgcTGGTGAAAACCAgtgggcgatggggtcgtcacatccctacgcctctATTGTCGAGGCGATTGAATTGTTGATCAAGTACTAGAACCTACTTGGTAATTATCTTTCACGTGCGAACTCTTTTAACTCGCGTAGTCCTACTTCAAACTGCGTTCGATATTTGATTTCTTCATGTTTTCTTGGTTTTCTATATTCTTGACGTTGACAACTTCCTGCAATTGTTATCCTcgtaatattttatcgaaagtAGACtgcgaaaattgttattttaatctttaacaattttgcccacgaccatgataccctaTCGCgtagatattgaaataaaaaagaaaattatacaattgcGGAATGATGGTCTGCCTATAACAGACGTAGCTAATGAAGTTGGAGTTGCAGTAAGTATTGTTTACTATACATACTTACAGAATTTAAATGCAAAGGTTATTAcgataatgatttaataaattaaaattttatttcagagaAACACCGTGTATCGATGGCTGGAGAGATGGCAGCAAGAAGGAGCTTTGTCGAATCATGTATCTTTTGGACGTCCACGTTCTACGACACGGCGTCTAGACATGGATATTATAAATCAAGCTCGTGAAGAAAGATTCATAAATACCACCCAGTTTGCAAACCAATACCAAGTATCGAGCAGTACCATACGACGGCGTCTAAAAGAGGGTGGTTTACAAAATAGAGTGCCAGCAAGGAAACCGGCACTAACTGATAGACACAAAGAGGACAGGTTGCAATTTGCAGCTAGGTATttgaatcataattttaataaagtcaTTTTTATGGACGAAAAGGTGTTCTGTTCAGCAGATAATGGCAGAATGAGTTTATGGAGACCAGACAATACGCGTTATCTGGAGCAAAATGTAGTGCCTAACCGCCAGAGTGGGCGTATTACAATTGGATTTTGGGGCTGGATGTGTAAAGATGGCCCAGGGGAGCTGGTAGAAATTACAGGTCGTATGAATGCGGTGGATTACAAAGAAATACTTGAGGAGTCGTTTTTGCCTACTGCCCAAATATTTTACCCCAATGAGCATATAAC
Protein-coding regions in this window:
- the LOC133525343 gene encoding nuclear factor NF-kappa-B p100 subunit-like, with translation MSNQVLYNMIAARDARGKKYFHYACEVGSPSLLVRVGAFFPIDFRHLLEVHDYGGSQPIHVAVNKHAGPVAVDIIEELIEMGANVDGKDRLGGDTVLHIAVHNSDYHLAGWLCKQQNITINALNYARQTPYDLAWNKGDKTMMKILEDHGAETEPIFGPCSDDSN